One region of Faecalibacter bovis genomic DNA includes:
- the odhB gene encoding 2-oxoglutarate dehydrogenase complex dihydrolipoyllysine-residue succinyltransferase, translating to MDMLEMKVPSPGESITEVEIATWLVKDGDYVEKDQAIAEVDSDKATLELPAEEAGIIYLKAEEGDVVEVGQVVCHIDTAAAKPEGAAAPAAEAPKAEVKEEVKEEVKAAPAPAAPAAPAPTYATGTPSPAAKKVLDEKGISAAQVAGTGRDGRITKEDAVRHTPAMGQAPVSGSRASSEKKLSSLRRKIAERLVSVKNETAMLTTFNEVDMSAIFALRNEYKDEFKAKHGVGLGFMSFFTKAVTRALELFPDVNSMIDGDYQVKFDYSDISVAVSGPKGLMVPVVRNAENLTFRGVEQSIKDLAIKVRDGKITVDEMTGGTFTITNGGVFGSMMSTPIINPPQSGILGMHNIVERPIAKNGQVVIAPMMYIALSYDHRIIDGRESVGFLVAVKEGIEDPLNVLMGGDARKALEL from the coding sequence ATAGATATGTTAGAAATGAAAGTCCCTTCACCAGGGGAGTCTATCACGGAAGTAGAAATCGCTACTTGGTTAGTTAAAGATGGTGATTACGTAGAGAAAGATCAAGCAATTGCTGAAGTTGATTCAGATAAAGCAACATTAGAATTACCAGCTGAGGAAGCAGGTATTATCTACTTAAAAGCTGAGGAAGGTGACGTTGTAGAGGTAGGACAAGTTGTTTGTCACATCGATACTGCTGCTGCTAAACCAGAAGGTGCTGCTGCACCAGCTGCTGAAGCTCCAAAAGCTGAAGTTAAAGAAGAAGTTAAAGAAGAAGTTAAAGCTGCTCCAGCTCCTGCTGCACCAGCTGCTCCGGCTCCAACTTACGCTACAGGAACTCCATCTCCAGCTGCTAAGAAAGTTTTAGATGAAAAAGGAATTAGCGCTGCTCAAGTTGCTGGTACAGGTCGTGACGGTCGTATCACTAAAGAAGATGCAGTTCGTCATACTCCAGCTATGGGACAAGCTCCAGTTTCTGGTTCTCGTGCTTCTTCTGAGAAAAAATTATCTTCTTTACGTCGTAAAATCGCTGAGCGTTTAGTTTCTGTTAAGAATGAAACTGCTATGTTAACTACTTTCAACGAAGTTGACATGTCTGCTATCTTTGCTTTACGTAACGAATACAAAGACGAATTTAAAGCGAAACACGGTGTTGGATTAGGATTTATGTCTTTCTTCACTAAAGCTGTTACTCGTGCATTAGAGTTATTCCCAGACGTTAACTCTATGATCGATGGTGATTACCAAGTTAAATTCGACTACTCTGATATTTCAGTTGCTGTATCAGGACCAAAAGGTTTAATGGTACCAGTAGTTCGTAATGCTGAGAACTTAACTTTCCGTGGTGTTGAACAATCTATTAAAGATTTAGCAATCAAAGTACGTGATGGTAAAATTACAGTTGATGAAATGACAGGAGGTACATTTACAATCACTAATGGTGGTGTATTTGGATCGATGATGTCTACTCCAATCATCAACCCACCTCAATCAGGTATTTTAGGAATGCACAATATCGTTGAGCGTCCAATCGCTAAAAACGGTCAAGTTGTTATCGCTCCTATGATGTACATCGCTTTATCTTACGATCACCGTATCATTGACGGACGTGAATCTGTTGGATTCTTAGTTGCAGTTAAAGAAGGTATCGAAGATCCATTAAATGTTTTAATGGGAGGTGATGCTCGTAAAGCATTAGAATTATAA
- the rsmA gene encoding 16S rRNA (adenine(1518)-N(6)/adenine(1519)-N(6))-dimethyltransferase RsmA, producing the protein MKVKAKKHLGQHFLNDENIARDIAEGLTWEGYDRVLEIGPGMGVLTKYILQAKKNIEVVEIDTESVEYLQEVYQPFYPGFKIHSEDFLKMDFSSKFDEQIAILGNFPYNISSQIIFKTIDERENVPELCGMFQKEVAERIASKKGTKDYGILSVLAQAYYHCEYLFTVPEHVFTPPPKVKSGVIIMKRYRTEIEGVDRSKFVQVVKAGFGQRRKTLRNALKSVGIPEQLNEHEFLNLRAEQLSVEDFIELTKLMQ; encoded by the coding sequence TTGAAAGTAAAAGCTAAAAAACATTTAGGGCAACATTTTTTGAATGATGAGAATATTGCGCGTGATATTGCCGAAGGTTTAACTTGGGAAGGTTACGATCGTGTATTGGAGATTGGTCCAGGTATGGGAGTGTTGACTAAATATATACTTCAAGCTAAAAAAAATATAGAGGTTGTTGAAATTGATACTGAATCTGTTGAATATTTACAAGAAGTGTATCAACCTTTTTATCCAGGTTTTAAAATACATTCAGAGGATTTTCTTAAAATGGATTTTTCATCTAAATTTGATGAACAAATTGCTATTTTAGGTAATTTTCCTTATAATATATCTTCACAGATTATTTTTAAAACAATCGATGAGCGTGAAAATGTTCCAGAACTTTGCGGAATGTTCCAAAAAGAAGTGGCAGAACGTATAGCTTCTAAAAAAGGAACAAAAGATTATGGTATTCTTTCTGTTTTAGCGCAAGCATATTACCACTGCGAATATTTATTTACAGTACCAGAACATGTTTTTACACCACCACCAAAAGTTAAATCTGGTGTAATTATTATGAAACGTTACCGTACTGAAATAGAAGGAGTAGATCGTTCAAAATTTGTGCAAGTAGTAAAAGCTGGTTTCGGACAACGTCGTAAAACATTACGTAATGCCTTAAAATCTGTAGGGATTCCTGAGCAATTAAACGAACATGAATTCTTAAATTTACGCGCTGAACAGTTATCTGTAGAAGATTTTATCGAGTTAACAAAATTGATGCAATAA
- the mgtE gene encoding magnesium transporter, giving the protein MNVEITKDLIVNLSERIKEQNAKAVKEMLDGFHPADIAELFDELSTKEQAFVIDLLENETSADILLELEEDDRKKILHTFSAKEIAIEVINEMDTDDAVDIINELSDRKKNEVIAQIEDKEQAKEIVELLRYDEDTAGGLMGKEMIKVNKDWSVITAIKQMRKQAEDLEEVFSIYVVDHDDILLGTLSLKKFLTTSANTKVEDVYNSKIQYVNIDTKDLEVAKVIEKYDLYEVPVVDELKRLVGVITVDDVLDVIREEAEENYQLAAGITQNVDSDDSILKLTKARLPWLMIGMLGGLGAASIMSGFESALEKYTILLMFVPLIQSTAGNVGIQSSAIVVQGLANGSIKGGILKRLGKEFLLGLLNGLGIALVVLLITHFMFGTSYYVSMTICVALVAVIINAAIIGTFIPIFLNGRGVDPAVSTGPFITTSNDIIGVFIYFMIAKAILGF; this is encoded by the coding sequence ATGAATGTAGAAATTACAAAAGATTTAATTGTTAATCTTTCAGAAAGAATTAAAGAACAAAATGCGAAAGCTGTAAAAGAAATGTTAGATGGGTTTCACCCTGCTGATATTGCTGAATTGTTTGATGAACTTTCCACTAAGGAACAAGCTTTTGTAATTGATTTACTCGAAAATGAAACTTCTGCTGATATTCTTCTTGAATTAGAAGAAGATGATCGTAAAAAAATCTTACATACTTTTTCTGCCAAAGAAATTGCTATCGAAGTTATTAATGAGATGGATACCGATGATGCGGTTGATATTATTAATGAACTTTCTGATCGTAAAAAAAACGAGGTAATTGCTCAAATTGAAGATAAGGAACAAGCGAAAGAAATTGTTGAATTACTTCGTTACGATGAAGATACTGCAGGTGGTTTAATGGGGAAAGAAATGATCAAGGTAAACAAAGATTGGTCAGTTATCACAGCTATTAAACAAATGCGTAAGCAAGCAGAAGATTTAGAAGAAGTTTTTTCTATTTATGTTGTCGATCATGATGATATATTATTAGGAACGCTATCATTAAAGAAATTTCTTACAACATCTGCTAATACAAAGGTTGAAGATGTTTATAATTCTAAAATTCAGTATGTCAATATTGATACAAAGGATTTAGAAGTTGCTAAGGTCATCGAAAAATATGATTTGTATGAAGTTCCCGTTGTTGATGAGTTAAAGCGTCTTGTTGGTGTGATTACGGTTGATGATGTGTTAGATGTTATTCGTGAAGAGGCAGAAGAAAACTATCAGTTAGCAGCCGGTATTACACAAAATGTAGATTCTGATGATAGCATTTTGAAATTAACCAAAGCTCGTTTACCTTGGTTAATGATTGGGATGTTAGGTGGTTTAGGCGCTGCATCAATCATGTCTGGATTCGAGTCTGCTTTAGAAAAGTATACAATATTATTAATGTTTGTGCCTTTGATACAATCTACTGCAGGAAATGTCGGAATCCAATCTTCGGCAATTGTGGTACAAGGTTTAGCCAATGGCTCTATCAAAGGTGGTATTTTAAAACGATTAGGTAAAGAGTTTTTACTTGGATTGTTAAACGGGTTAGGAATCGCATTGGTAGTATTGTTAATTACACATTTTATGTTCGGAACGTCTTACTATGTTTCTATGACGATATGTGTAGCATTAGTAGCAGTTATTATTAACGCCGCAATTATCGGAACATTTATTCCTATTTTCTTAAATGGAAGAGGTGTTGATCCAGCTGTTTCAACAGGTCCATTTATCACGACAAGTAATGATATCATCGGAGTGTTTATTTACTTTATGATTGCAAAAGCAATTTTAGGATTTTAA
- a CDS encoding sensor histidine kinase, with the protein MREFLSKKLSNQWIGFSLICIIFSLTIWISNKIVKQLKDVEKSKIENYAKSLELISQNEYIDPITQDFLFKLIEDNSTIPVILVDEQNNINFTKNIDPSIENDSEKLKKYTDKLKKDNMHIEVNLPDGKNHVYYSNSNLLNQLRYYPIILIVLCGLFIMFSYLYFKSIRDTEKSYLWAGMAKETAHQIGTPLSSLMGWVELLKLEEIEQTPILEIEKDVNRLKHIAERFSKIGSEAELNDHNLVDVTNSTLSYLRQRISKGIELNFNTELEEITTKMNPLLYSWVIENLIKNAADAMQNKGVLDVAIKAIGKKIEISVSDTGPGIPPKLQHKIFEPGFTTKKRGWGLGLSLAKRIVEDYHKGKIFVYESSKERGTVFKIILKR; encoded by the coding sequence ATGCGTGAATTTTTAAGCAAAAAACTATCAAATCAATGGATTGGTTTCAGTTTGATCTGTATTATTTTTTCGTTAACGATTTGGATTTCCAATAAAATTGTGAAACAATTAAAGGATGTTGAAAAATCAAAAATTGAAAATTATGCGAAATCGTTAGAGTTAATCAGCCAGAACGAATATATCGATCCGATAACACAAGATTTTTTATTCAAATTAATCGAAGACAATAGTACTATACCTGTAATTTTAGTTGATGAGCAAAATAATATCAACTTCACAAAAAACATTGATCCGTCAATAGAAAATGATTCTGAAAAATTAAAAAAATACACAGACAAATTAAAGAAAGACAATATGCACATTGAAGTAAATTTACCAGATGGTAAAAATCATGTGTATTACTCAAACTCAAACCTATTAAATCAATTACGATACTACCCTATTATATTAATCGTTCTTTGTGGTTTATTTATTATGTTTTCTTATCTGTATTTTAAAAGTATTAGAGATACAGAAAAAAGTTATTTATGGGCCGGAATGGCTAAAGAAACTGCTCACCAAATTGGAACTCCACTTTCGTCATTAATGGGTTGGGTTGAATTATTGAAATTAGAAGAAATTGAACAAACGCCTATTTTAGAAATTGAAAAAGATGTTAATCGACTAAAACATATTGCTGAACGTTTTTCTAAAATAGGTTCTGAAGCAGAATTAAATGATCATAATTTAGTAGATGTTACCAATTCGACTTTATCTTATCTAAGACAGCGAATAAGCAAAGGAATTGAATTAAATTTTAATACTGAATTAGAAGAAATTACAACTAAAATGAATCCCTTGTTATATAGTTGGGTAATTGAAAACTTAATTAAAAATGCTGCGGATGCAATGCAAAACAAAGGAGTTTTAGATGTAGCTATTAAAGCTATCGGTAAAAAAATTGAAATCAGTGTGAGTGATACTGGTCCTGGAATTCCACCAAAATTGCAACATAAAATTTTTGAACCTGGTTTTACAACAAAAAAACGTGGTTGGGGTTTAGGATTATCGTTGGCTAAAAGAATTGTAGAAGATTATCATAAAGGAAAAATATTCGTTTACGAATCTTCGAAAGAACGAGGAACTGTTTTTAAAATAATCTTGAAACGATAA
- a CDS encoding 2-oxoglutarate dehydrogenase E1 component, producing the protein MDRFSFLNAAHIEFIGDLYDQYIQYPDSVEPSWKAFFQGYDFANATYDGEPLFVATAPARETKVAQQVVNPAVSAQVPDSVQKEFKVINLINAYRTRGHLFTKTNPVRERRKWEPTLALENFGLSQADLNQTFTAGEILGIGGAITLKEIVNHLEEMYCDSIGVEYMYVREPQKIEWIQNWLNQNLNHPKLSKEDKERILFKLNQATAFENFLNTKYVGQKRFSVEGNESLIPGLDTLINRSSDLGVQEVVVGMAHRGRLNVLTNIFGKSYSQIFSEFEGKAFDTDLVAGDVKYHMGSTNTIQALNGKDIKINLAPNPSHLETVDAVVEGITRAKAEKDYNEDYSKILPVLIHGDAAVAGQGIVYEVLQMMSLEGYKTGGTVHVVVNNQIGFTTNYLDSRSSTYCTDIAKVTLSPVLHVNADDAEAVVHAFRFAADYRAQFGQDVFIDLLGYRKYGHNEGDEPKFTQPKLYDAIAKHPNPRQIYLDKLLKEGAVGEDIVKQKEEEFKALLEENFTASKEIERNRLFPFMPEVWEGYEIAEGDKVFEKANTAYDADALKEIAKTISTIPGDKKFIRKIVRLVEGRAKMIEEDKIDWGLGEALAFGSILKDGRDIRLSGEDVQRGTFSHRHAVIKTEDTEEKVILLNEISEDQGKFRVYNSLLSEYGVLGFDYGYAMANPNALTIWEAQFGDFTNGAQIMIDQYISAAEDKWRLQNGLVMLLPHGYEGQGAEHSSARLERFLQQTADNNMIVANITTPANFFHALRRQVVTDYRKPLVVMSPKSLLRHPQAVSKLEDFTTGTFEEIIEDTFVDPKNAKKLVFCSGKIYYELAKKREELGDTTTAIVRLEQLYPIQEGRIEEIVAKYGDAELIWAQEEPENMGAWGYILRRYRKLPFDVVSPKESAATAPGSSKRWAAIYEEVINKVFK; encoded by the coding sequence ATGGATCGTTTTTCGTTTTTGAACGCCGCTCATATTGAGTTTATCGGCGACTTATATGACCAGTATATCCAATATCCGGATAGTGTAGAGCCTAGTTGGAAAGCATTTTTCCAAGGGTATGATTTCGCAAACGCGACTTATGATGGAGAGCCATTGTTTGTAGCAACAGCTCCTGCAAGAGAGACTAAGGTTGCTCAACAAGTGGTAAACCCAGCAGTTTCAGCTCAAGTTCCTGACTCAGTTCAGAAGGAATTTAAGGTTATTAATTTGATTAATGCTTACCGTACACGTGGGCACTTATTCACAAAAACTAACCCTGTTAGAGAGCGTAGAAAGTGGGAACCAACATTAGCATTAGAAAACTTCGGTTTATCTCAAGCTGATTTGAATCAAACTTTCACTGCAGGTGAAATTTTAGGTATTGGTGGAGCAATTACTTTAAAAGAAATTGTAAACCATTTAGAAGAAATGTACTGTGATTCAATTGGAGTTGAATACATGTACGTTAGAGAACCTCAAAAGATTGAGTGGATTCAAAATTGGTTAAACCAAAACTTAAACCACCCAAAATTATCAAAAGAGGATAAAGAAAGAATTTTATTTAAGTTAAATCAAGCAACTGCGTTTGAAAATTTCTTAAATACAAAATACGTAGGACAAAAACGTTTTTCTGTTGAAGGGAACGAGTCTTTAATCCCAGGATTAGATACTTTAATTAACCGTTCATCTGATTTAGGTGTTCAAGAGGTTGTAGTTGGTATGGCTCATCGTGGACGTCTTAACGTATTAACAAATATCTTTGGAAAATCTTACTCTCAAATCTTCTCAGAGTTCGAAGGAAAAGCTTTTGATACAGATTTAGTAGCTGGTGATGTTAAATATCACATGGGTTCTACTAATACAATCCAAGCTTTAAACGGAAAAGATATTAAAATTAACTTAGCACCAAACCCTTCTCACTTAGAAACTGTTGATGCAGTTGTTGAAGGTATTACACGTGCGAAAGCTGAAAAAGATTATAACGAAGATTACTCTAAAATCTTACCTGTTTTAATTCATGGTGATGCGGCTGTAGCTGGACAAGGAATTGTTTACGAAGTCTTACAGATGATGTCATTAGAAGGATACAAAACAGGAGGTACAGTTCACGTTGTAGTAAATAACCAAATTGGTTTCACAACGAACTATTTAGATTCTCGTTCGTCAACATATTGTACAGATATTGCTAAAGTAACTTTATCTCCAGTGTTACACGTTAACGCGGATGATGCTGAGGCAGTAGTACACGCATTCCGTTTTGCTGCAGATTATCGTGCACAATTCGGACAAGATGTTTTCATCGATTTATTAGGTTACCGTAAATATGGACACAACGAAGGTGATGAGCCTAAATTTACTCAACCAAAATTATACGATGCAATCGCTAAACACCCAAATCCTCGTCAAATTTATTTAGATAAATTATTAAAAGAAGGTGCAGTTGGTGAAGATATTGTAAAACAAAAAGAAGAAGAATTCAAAGCTTTATTAGAAGAAAACTTTACAGCTTCTAAAGAAATTGAACGTAATAGATTATTTCCTTTCATGCCAGAGGTATGGGAAGGGTATGAAATTGCTGAAGGTGACAAAGTTTTTGAAAAAGCAAATACAGCATACGATGCTGACGCATTAAAAGAGATTGCTAAAACAATTTCTACAATTCCTGGAGATAAAAAATTCATTCGTAAAATTGTTCGTTTAGTTGAAGGACGTGCAAAAATGATCGAAGAAGATAAAATTGATTGGGGATTAGGAGAAGCTTTAGCTTTCGGATCAATCTTAAAAGATGGTCGTGATATCCGTTTATCTGGTGAAGATGTACAACGTGGTACTTTCTCTCACCGTCACGCGGTAATTAAAACTGAAGATACAGAAGAGAAAGTAATTTTATTAAATGAAATTTCTGAAGATCAAGGGAAATTCAGAGTGTACAACTCATTATTATCTGAGTACGGAGTATTAGGTTTCGATTATGGATACGCAATGGCAAATCCAAATGCATTAACTATTTGGGAAGCACAATTTGGTGACTTTACAAATGGAGCGCAAATTATGATCGACCAATATATCTCTGCTGCAGAAGATAAATGGAGATTACAAAACGGATTAGTAATGTTATTACCTCATGGTTACGAAGGTCAAGGTGCTGAACACTCTTCTGCACGTTTAGAGCGTTTCTTACAGCAAACAGCTGATAATAACATGATTGTTGCAAATATTACAACTCCAGCTAACTTCTTCCACGCTTTAAGAAGACAAGTTGTTACAGATTATCGTAAACCTTTAGTAGTAATGTCTCCAAAATCATTATTACGTCATCCACAAGCGGTTTCTAAATTAGAAGATTTCACAACTGGAACTTTCGAAGAAATTATCGAAGATACATTTGTAGATCCTAAAAACGCTAAGAAATTAGTTTTCTGTTCTGGTAAAATTTACTACGAATTAGCTAAGAAACGTGAAGAATTAGGAGATACAACTACAGCAATTGTACGTTTAGAGCAATTATACCCAATCCAAGAAGGACGCATTGAGGAAATTGTAGCGAAATATGGTGATGCTGAGTTAATTTGGGCTCAAGAAGAACCAGAAAATATGGGAGCGTGGGGTTACATTTTACGTAGATACCGTAAACTTCCATTTGACGTAGTTTCTCCTAAAGAATCTGCTGCAACAGCACCAGGATCTAGCAAGCGTTGGGCTGCTATTTACGAAGAGGTAATTAATAAAGTATTTAAATAA